AGTTTGCACCTTGTCCACTTCTAATATTTAGAGTTGTAGCAGTTACAGTTTTCCATACTTCTATTTTGATTTTAGTTGATGGTGTAGTCTTAACTACAGGTAATTTACCACACAAACTCAATACAATAGCATCTGCCATTTTTTCTATAGAAAATTTAGACATATCAGCCTTATTGTCTATAAAACATAATTTTATAAGCATTGAACAAGCATGAGTATTTTTTACAACGGCTAAATGGCTACCATCCTTAATTCCTCGATTCGTATAATCCATATCTATAATATTATTCAAAATATTTCTAGCTTCTGGAATTTCCTTACCATTATAAGTGTATATTTCTGTGTCATGCACAAAAGTATCACTTGCATTTAAATGTATACTCAGTAAAAAATCTGCTTCAGTGCAATTAGCTTTGGTTACAATATTATTTAATGCTTGATTTTCACTGGTAGAACTATCTACAGTACAATTTACAACTGCCATTTATATTTCACCTCCCTAAATTCTAAAATAACCCACTTTGAATTGCATAAAAAAGAATCCAAGTAAGCTTGTTACCCAAATTCCCATAAACCACTTCATTGCCGATGTTAAATTTTTAATATTGTCACATAGATTTTTTATCTCTGTTTTAAACTCCCTACCATCTTGCTTTAAATTATCTATTTCTTTGCTGTGTTCTTTTAAAGTTTCAGCATGTTCATTTATTTTTAATTCAACCGTTTCTGCGTTCATAATTTCACCTACCTTTTTATTTTTTTAGACTTTAAAAAGAGGACTATGAAAGTCCTCTTGCTGCTGTGTCTATTGATTTGATACGATAAATTATTACCTTTTGTCTATTAATTTGTCGTATTCATTTAGTAGTTCATCTAGCCTTTGACTAAGTACTACTAATTCTAGGTCAGTTAACGCTTCTTTTTCATTCATTACCTGATACATTAAAGCTCTGAGTTCTTCAATTTTTTGTGTAATTTCTTTCAATTGTGTCACAATATCCCTCCTTCCACTACCAATTGTATCGAAAATAGGAATATTATCATAAATAA
This DNA window, taken from Clostridium estertheticum, encodes the following:
- a CDS encoding hemolysin XhlA family protein, which encodes MNAETVELKINEHAETLKEHSKEIDNLKQDGREFKTEIKNLCDNIKNLTSAMKWFMGIWVTSLLGFFFMQFKVGYFRI
- a CDS encoding Spo0E family sporulation regulatory protein-aspartic acid phosphatase, producing the protein MTQLKEITQKIEELRALMYQVMNEKEALTDLELVVLSQRLDELLNEYDKLIDKR
- a CDS encoding N-acetylmuramoyl-L-alanine amidase, producing the protein MAVVNCTVDSSTSENQALNNIVTKANCTEADFLLSIHLNASDTFVHDTEIYTYNGKEIPEARNILNNIIDMDYTNRGIKDGSHLAVVKNTHACSMLIKLCFIDNKADMSKFSIEKMADAIVLSLCGKLPVVKTTPSTKIKIEVWKTVTATTLNIRSGQGANFPIIGELHKGDKIRIDRDYKESGFTSILYISNVIVCININMLRMPVKCL